Below is a window of uncultured Cohaesibacter sp. DNA.
CAGATTTTGCGACCATGGACCTCTATCAGCAAATCACCATTCAGCGCCAGATGGCCGAGAAATTGCAGACCAGAGATCCCTATTTCGTCCTGCATGAAAGCCGCGCCGGGGCCACGACCATCGTCGATGGCAAGGAACTGATCAACTTCGCCTCCTATGACTATCTCGGTCTGAATGGGCTCGATGAGGTGCATCAGGCCGCCAAGGATGCCATCGACCAGTTTGGCACCTCGGTTTCCGGCTCCCGCCCGACCTCTGGCGAACGCCCCTTTCATCGCACTCTGGAACAACAGCTTGCCGATCTCTATCAGAGCGAAGCGGCGCTGATCTTCGTCTCGGGACACGCAACCAATGTCTCGACCATCGGTGAATTGCTCGGCCCGACGGATCTGGTCCTGTTTGATGCCTATAGCCACAATTCGGTGACCACCGGCTGCAAATTGTCCGGCGCAACGAGACGGGCTTTCAAGCATAATGATTTCGATGATCTGGAACGCATTCTGGAAGAAACCCGCAATGCCCATGATCGCGTCATGATCGTGGTCGAGGGCCTCTATTCCATGGATGGCGACATGCCGGATCTGGCCCGCCTTGTCGAGCTCAAGGATCGATTCGGCGCCTGGTTGATGGTCGATGAGGCCCATTCCCTCGGCGTTCTGGGGGCCACCGGCAAGGGCCTGTTCGAACAGCAGGGCGTTGATCCCCAAAAGATCGACATCTGGATGGGCACCATGAGCAAGACCATGAGCGGCTGTGGCGGTTATATCTGCGGCAATGAGCCCCTGATCGACATTCTCAAATTCTTTGCCTCCGGCTTCATGTATAGCGTCGGCCTTTCCGCCCCCCTGTCCGTGGCAGGCTCCAAGTCGCTTGAAATCATGCAGCGTGAGCCATGGCGCGTTGAAAAGCTCCAGTCCAACGGGCGCTATTTTCTCAAGGCGGCTCAGGCTGCCGGCCTTGATACGGGCCTGAGTGCCGGTTTCTGTGTCGTTCCGGTCATCGTCGGCGACAGTCTGCGGGCAGTCAAACTGAGCAACAATCTCATGGACCGGGGCATTTATGCTTTCCCGATCACCTACCCCGCCGTCCCCATGAACAGCGCCCGCCTGCGCTTTTTCATCAGCGCCACTCACAGTGAAGAACAGTTGCAACAGGCCGTGGACATTACCGCAGAAGAGCTGCGCAAGCTCGAAGACGCGAATTTTTCCATCGCCTCTGCCCTAAGCAACCTGAACGCCGACTAAAGCGGAAACGGACGGGATGATGCCTCGCTCCATCATGATCACGGGCGCCAGTCGCGGGCTGGGAGCTTCTCTGGCAAGAGCCTATGCCGGAGAAGGCGTCCGTCTGATCCTGACCGCCCGCCGGATCGAGGCACTCACAGAGACCTGCCGCCAATGCGAAGCGGCCGGAGCGCAAGTGTTGCCTCTGGCGCTGGATCTGGGCATGGATGAAAGCATTGACGACATTCTGGCTCATCTTGTCGGAAGTGACCTGCCGGATCTTCTGATCGCCAATGCAGGCGTCTTTTCAGGCAGGAGGGCAAATGGCCAGCTTGAAGCGAGCAGTGAGCAGGCCCGCCAGCTCAGGATAAACCTCACCGGCACAATCGGCCTTCTCGATACGATCGCCCAGCGCATGAAGGAGCGCCGTTCCGGACATCTCGCTCTCATCAGCTCCCTTGCTGCCATTCAACCGCAACCTGACAGCCCTGCCTATGCCGCCAGCAAAGCGGGGCTGGCGCTCTGGGGACGCTCCATTGGCGAGGATCTTTCCCTGCATGGGGTCGCTGTCAGCATCATTTATCCCGGCCATATTGAGAGCGACCAGACGGCCATTCATGTGGGCCAGTTACCCGGGCTTTTGCCTGCTGACAAGGCGGCCGCGATCATTCACAAGGGCATAGGCAAAAGACGGGAACGCATCATCTTCCCGCGCCATCTCTATTGGCTCATTCTCGTCAGCAATCTGCTCCCCGGCAGACTGAGACGATGGGTAAACCGCCCCTTCAGATATCACGTCTCCCATGAGGAGACACCCCGCTAGGAGGGCGCATGGCAGATCAATCCAGAGACTGGATGCAACGACCGGCCATCATCTATGGCGTCGGCTTCTGGAACCGCAAATCCATTCGGGGCATGCTTGCCCATTTGCCCGGCAAACTGCGATTCTGTCGCTCCTTTGAGCGTGCCCTTCTGAAAGCCCGGCAGGCAAATGCCAGCCTGTTCGCATGGACCACCCGCCTCTCGGATGATCAACGCGCCGCTTGCGAGAAAGCCGGCGTTCCGATTGTGAATGTCGAGGATGGCTTCATTCGCTCCGTCGGCCTTGGCGCAGCCTTTGTGCCCGCCGCCTCGCTGATCATGGATGCAAGCGGCATCTATTATGACCCCTCACGCCCCAGCGATCTGGAAATCATGCTCGAACATGACGATGTCAGCGCCGGGGAAAGAGCGCGAGGCGAGGCCTTCCGCAAGACACTCGTGGAACTTGGCATATCAAAATACAATCTGGGACAAAGACATGACCAGGCGCCGCGCTCAACAGAGCGTCAAGTGATCCTGATCCCCGGGCAGGTCAGCGACGACGCATCCATTCTCAAGAGCCGCAGCGACAGCCTTGATCTTCAATCGGGAGAAAATCCCAATCTGTTGCTGCTCAAATGGGTCAGGGAACACAATCCCGATGCCTTTATCATTTTCAAGCCACATCCCGATGTCACCAGCGGCCTGCGCAAGGGCGGCCTCTCGGATGAGGAAATGCTGACCTTTGCGGACAAGATTGAGCGGCAAGTGGATATCATCGCACTGATTCGACAATGCGACATCCTGCACACCATCAGTTCACTCTCCGGCTTTGAAGCATTGCTACGCGGCAAGCAGGTGGTGGTGCATGGATTGCCATTCTATGCTGGCTGGGGCATTGGCCTTGACCTGACCGCCAGCCCACGCCGAAACAGAAAGCGCACGCTTGATGAGCTCGTGTTTCTGGCGATGATAAAATACCCTCAATATGTAAATCCGGAAAGCTTTGCAGCATGTGAGGCAGAAGAGACGGCCTGCGCTCTATCAGGGTTAAGAAATCATAAAGTAGAATCCCTTAAGGATATCATCATGCTGCATTTGGCAAGACTTGCTTTTAGGCTAGGCTTCTGAGAAAGCTTTGGTCTTTACGTATCAGAGCGGGGAATCGCGTTGAAATTCAACTTGATCGGTGCTATCCAGATGTGCATTGATATTATTGTTTTAGATATCAAACGTGGTGTTTGTGCAACGATCAACTCAAAAATGCTCGTAAACAGTGTTAACCGTTTGAATACCCGCGAGTCATTTTTGTATTGTGCCCTCGTAATGCACCAGTAGGTTTTTGCGCAGCTCCGGCTTGTGCAGATATCCAGCGGGACGGAACATCCGTTTGTTACCAACGAGTTAGATACCTATGCTTAGAATATTTCTCGCTCTGTTCGTTTCAGCCTCCTTGTCGGCCTGCATGTTTACGCCTAGAGAAGGCCCCCTCTCGACAGAGATCGAGAAGCAAAGCACCCAGAATGACTATCTCGTTGTCGATGTTGATTCGACGATTGTTGACGGCCTCTCCCGTTTCAACCCTGTTGGATTGCATACCCAGTTCACTGCCACCAGCCAGCGCCTGCCGGTTTCAACTGTCGGCACAGGCGACGTTCTCTCGGTTACCGTATTTGAAGCCGATCAGGGCGGTCTCTTCTCTGGCGCAGGTGGAAACAAGGCGGAATTTCCTCATGTTGTCGTCGACAACAAGGGCGAGATCTCACTTCCCTATTCAGGCACCATCAAAGTCAAGGGCAAGACACCGCTGCAAATCCAGAATCTCGTAGTCGAGAGCCTGGAAGGCAAGGCGATCCAGCCGCAGGCCATGGTCAATGTTGTTCGCAACGAGAATAACGTCGTCACCATGAGCGGCGATGTCACGAAGCCGGGCCTTTACCCCCTTTCCAACAAGGGCATTCGTCTGCTTGATGTTGTGGCTCAGGCCGGTGGCACGAAATTTCCTGCGCGCGAAACCTATATCATCTTGATGCGCGGCTCTCGTCAGGGCGTTCAATTGCTCGAAACCGTGATGGATCAGCCGGACGAAAATATCTACGTATCCAGAGGCGACCGGATTTACCTGTCCCACGATCCGCAACGCTACACCGTTTTGGGCGCCGTTCAGAAGCCTTCGGTCTATACCTTCAACTCTTCTACGGTCTCCGTATTGGAAGCCATTGCGGCTGCTGGTGGTCTCAACGATAACCGGGCAGACGCCACAGGCGTATTCGTGTTCCGTTATGAGGAGCCGAAGGTCCTTGATACGATGAATATTCATTACACCCGGCAGGTGCGCGGCAAGGTTCCAACTATTTATCGTATTAACATGAAGCATGCGCAGTCCTATTTTTATGCGCAGTCATTCCATCTGCAGGACAAGGACTCGGTTTTCGTTTCGAACGCACGCTCGGTTGAAATCGGAAAACTGCTGCAGCTGATGAATATGGCAACCTCTTCCGTAAGGAATATCGCCGTTACCGGCAAGAATCTCGAGATATATGACTAAATCTGTAAAGCATTCAGCATGAGTGCTCAGTAAATTCTAGATTAATAGGGTGTAGTGTGGCCCAGGAAATGCGAACAACGTCAGAAGTTGGCGACAAAAGAGTGTTTCTCTTTCTCCAGGGTCACCCTTCCTTTTTCGCGCGCAACGTTGCCAACCAGCTTGAGAAAAGCGGGCATACGGCACTGAGAATCAATTTTTGCGTTGGCGATGCAATTCTCTGGCGTGGCAGGAAGGCCTTCAATTATCGACTGCCCTTCTCCAGATGGGAGAAATATCTGCGCGCCTTCATCGCAAAGCATGGCGTAACGGATATCATCTATTACGCGGACAGAAAGCCCTATCACCAGATAGCGGCAAAGGTTGCAGACGATCTAAAACTGCCCACCTATGCTTATGAATTCGGCTATCTTCGCCCGGACTGGATCACTCTGGAAAGAGGCGGCATGTCTGCCTTTTCGCACTTTCCGACCGACCCCGCCAAGATTACGGAAATTGCCAGCCAGCAGCCGGAACCGGATCTGCAACAAAAATATCCCTATACCAAACCCAGAGAAATTGTCTTTGAAGTCAGCTACAATCTCCTGAGCTATTTCCTCTGGTTCTTCTATCCCTTCTACAAGGCGGATCGCTATTACAATCCGCTCGTGGAATATATCTCCGGTATCCCGGGCCTCTTTCTTGAAAAGAGAAGAAATATCGCAGCCAGAAAGCTGGTGACCCGTCTCGGGCGCAGGCGGCATCCATTCTTCATTTTCTCGCTGCAACTGCAAAGCGACTATCAACTCAGGTCCAACGCGCCCTTCTCTCATCAGAAAAAGGCCATTGAAATGGCCTTGAAGTCCTTCGCCCGCACTTCGGAATCAAACACCGATCTGATTTTCAAAGCCCATCCGCTGGACAATGGCTTGGAGCATTGGGGACCTTTCATCCGCAAGAAGGCAAGAGAGCTGGGCATCGCCCACCGCGTGCATTTCATCGTTGGTGGCAACCTGACCTTCATGCTCAAGCATGCCAAGGGCTGCGTGATGATCAACAGCACCGTCGGTCTGCATTCGATCCGCTCAGGCTGCCCCGTCAAAGTGCTCGGTCATGCCGTCTATGACATTGAAGGCCTGACCCATCAGGGCAATCTTGACAGTTTCTGGACCCATCCGAAATTGCCAGACCCGGCCTTTGTTGAGGATTTCGTAAAAGCCGTCGCCAGCACCATTCAGGTGAAGGGAAACTTCTTTACCACCAAGGGCAATCGAGCCGCTGTTCCGGCTTTTGCCAATCGGCTGATAGAGAAGAAAGTGAATGCCTTTGGCGCGTTTGAACCGATGCCGCCAAGGCTGACCACACTGGTGGCCAACGAGCCGCCGCTCTATGCTCCCAAACCGGTCACCGTGGAAGTTGAGCCTGTCGAGACAAAGGAAATCATCTCCGACAGCCTGCCGGTCTTTGGCAATACTGCCGTCATCAAATCCTGACCATTCACTCCGGCCTGCCGGCTCAGGCCTTCCCCGTTCATGACGCGCCTTGATCGCTGCGAGCGTGGGCGTGGCAACAACGCTCCCCTTTGCGCCTCGAGCCTTGCGAGCAAATCCGCGCCGCCTATTTCCGCGATCCATAGGTCCGCCCTTTTGCCGAAAATCAGATTATATTTGAAGAAGAGCGCAAAGGCGTTTAACTAGAAGGCGATCCCGCCCTTTCGAAAGCAGGTAACGCCACATGAGCAACAGCCCCTCTCTGCCGATTTCCGTCTTCATCATTACGCTGAATGAAGAAGATCGTATTGAAATGGCCATTTCAAGCGTTATCGACTGGGTCGATGAAGTCATCGTCATTGACTCAGGATCGACGGATCGCACCGTTGAACTGGCTGAGGGCTGCGGCGCAAAAGTGGTGTTCAATCCATGGCCCGGTTACGGCCTGCAAAAGCGCCATGGTGAAGATCTCTGCCGCAATGACTGGCTTCTCAATATTGACGCCGACGAAGTGGTCTCTCAGGAGCTGCGCGACGAGATCACGGGTATTTTCGCCAAAGGCCCGCAAAGCGATATCTACAAGATTGAGATTCTCGATGTCTTTGCCCATGAAAAGCACCCCAAAAGCTGGGCCTATGGCTATTGGCAATATCGCCTCTATCATCGATCAAAGGGGCGCTTTTCGGAATCGACCGTCCACGACACCGTCCGCCCCTATCCCGACGCCAAAATCGCCACACTGCAAAAGAAAATGGAGCATCATTCCATCCGATCCATTCAATGGTCGGTGGAGAAGATGAACCGTTATTCCGACATGCAGCGGGATGACATGATCACGCGCGGCCGCCATATCAGCCCTTGGCGTCTGGTCTTTGAATTTCCGGTATCATTCCTGAAAAGTTACCTGTTGCGACAGGGATTCCGCTATGGCTTCTGGGGCATCGTGATCGCCCACAATTATGCCTATTCCCGCTTTCTGCGCGTGGCCAAGCTCTATGAATATGAGCTTTTGCAGCGCGCGCAAAAATAGCCCAACACAGCGCCCCAACAATTCGACCCCGCGCCGTAGATCAACCATAGCAATGACCAAAGCGATGGTCAAAGTGATGAATTGCAACGCTGAAGAGCTGCGGTTTGGAGTGGATCAGGATTTCATATCAGGTATATACTGACCCCAATAGCGCCGGGACCAGCAAGGCGCTATCAAATTGGAGAGGAAAAATGGGAACGGGCGGAAATGCCATCATGACCAAGAAGGCGCTAAATCAAAGGCAAGAAAAAATCGTCGAAATAGCCCGGTCAGAAGGTTTCGTCGGCATCGAGAAGCTGGCCGCTCTGTTTGACATAACGCCACAGACGATCCGCCGCGACATCATGCTGTTATGTGAGCAGGGAATCCTGAGGCGCTATCATGGCGGCGCCAGCCTCATATCCAACACGCGCAATGTTGACTATACCGAACGCCGCGAAGTCATGAAGGAAGAAAAGGCCAGAATTGGTCGCATGGTTGCCGCCCATATTCCCGATGGCGCCTCTCTTTTCCTCAATATCGGCACCACCACAGAGGCGGTGGCCGACGCCCTTCTCGATCACAAGAATCTCAATGTGGTGACCAACAATATCAATGTCGCAGCCAAGCTGAGTCAGCGCGAAAGTTTTGATGTCTCCATCGCTCCGGGCCATGTCCGCCCCAGAGATCTGGCCGTCATCGGAGAAGCCACCATCGATTTCATCAAGCAGTTCAAGGTCGACTTCGGCGTCATTGGCATATCCGGCATTGACGAGGATGGCACCCTGCTGGATTTCGACTATCGCGAAGTGCGCGTGGCGCAAACGATCATAGAAAATTCACGCACAACCTTTCTGGCCACCGATCACACCAAGTTCGGCCGCCGGGCGATGGTCAAGCTGGGCAATATCACTGATCTGGACGGCCTTTTTCTGGACCGTATGCCGCCTGCCCCCTTTGATGAACTGATCCATTCATCGAGCGTTACAGCGCACCTTGTCGATGAAGACGACATCTTCTGAAGAACAGATTTCAACCCACCATTTCTGACCAGATTGCGTTCGGTATTTTTTCGATTCTATTCAAATGAAAATTTACCACTAGTATTTTTACGCTATTCTTTCGGTTGATAAAATTCCCGAAAAATCGGCCATTTCAGGCTTTCACTTCCATGCGAAAGCCTTGCTTCTTCCCTTACACCCGATAGGCAACGCAGCGCTTTTCCATACCTAACCTTCTGTTTGAAATTCTGATTTCTCGATTTTCACCAGTCTTGTACACAAGGCAAAAGCAGGCTCTAATTCTTTCGTTTAACGTCTCAAAAATACTCAATTGAACATTTTTCCTTGAAATGATATAAATTACGAAAATAAAGTAACAAAAACGAACATCCCTCTACAGCCTAACCATTACCAGGCCTTGTCGGATTATTCAGGAGGAAGACATGAGATCCGAAACTCTGAAAAAATTGCACGACGACACTCCATTTGACGTGCTGGTGATTGGTGGCGGGGCGACTGGCTGCGGCATCGCTCTGGATGCTGCAACCCGTGGCCTCAGAACGGCACTGGTCGAACGTTTCGATTTTTGCGAAGGAACATCCAGCCGCTGTACCAAACTGGTTCATGGTGGTGTGCGCTATCTGGAGGCTGCGGTCAAAAGGCTCGACAAGGAGCAATATAATCTGGTCCGCGAGGCGCTGCATGAAAGGGGAGCTTTTCTGCGCAATGCGCCGCACCTTTCAAACCGGCTGCCATTGATCACCCCGGTCTATTCCTGGTGGCAGGTACCCTATATCTATATCGGTCTGAAAATGTATGACCTGCTATCGGGAAAGATGAATATCGGCCATAGCAAGATCATCAGCGCCAAGGAGGCCAAACGCCGCTTCCCGATGTTGCATGCCAAGGGCCTGAAGGCCTGCGTGCAATATTATGATGGCCAGTTTGTCGATGTGCGCATGGCCATTTCCATCGCGATGACAGCCGAACGTGCAGGCGCGGTGATGGCAAACCATGTGGAAGTGATCTCTCTTCTGCATGATGAAGCAAAGAATGTGGTCGGAGCCCATGTTCGTGACAGCTATAGCGGCGAGGAATGGGACGTCAGGGCCAAGAAGGTCATCAACGCAACCGGCCCGTTCGCTGACGGCATTCGCAAGATGGATGATGAAGCCGCCAAGCCGATCCTGAAAGTCAGCTCCGGCATTCACATGATCCTCGATGCGAATTTCGTGCCCCCCGATGGTGGTCTGCTCATTCCCCAGACAGATGATGGCCGCGTATTGTTCATCCTGCCATGGCAGGGGCAGGCTCTGGTCGGCACCACAGACAATGAATGCAAGGTTGAATCCCATCCGGAAGTATCTCCGGAGGATATCCGCTATCTGCTCAGCTATGTGCGCCGCTATTTCGATATCGATGTGTCCGAGAAGGACGTCAAGTCGGCCTGGAGCGGTATCCGACCGCTGGTCTTCAATCCCCATGCCAAGGACACCTCGCAGCTGGCCCGTGACCATGTCATCATTGAAGACAAGTCCGGTCTGGTAACCATCTCGGGCGGTAAATGGACAACCTATCGCCTGATGGCCGAGCAGGCCGTGGATCGCATTGTCAAGAGCGGTGTGTTCGGCAAGGTCGGCTCCAGCCGCACCCATGACATGAAGGTCATTGGCGGGGAAGCCTTCACCCCGGGCAATGCCGCGATCATCGCCGACAAATATGGCCTTGATGAAGATATCGCGCGCCATTTGAACGAAGCCTATGGCGACCAGTCCGATCATGTTGCACGCATCGCGGCGGAACAGGACCTCAAGCAGCGCCTGCATCCCGATTATGGCTTCATCGAAGCCGAGATCGCCTATGCGATTGAGCGCGAAGCTGCGACATCCGCTTCCGACTTCATCTGTGGTCGCACGACCATCGCGCTGATCGACAAAAAGGCTGCCGCGCATGCCGCCCCGAGAGTTGTTGCTCTCATGGCAGAACGGCTGGGCTGGGATGAAACACGCACGGCAACCGAAAGACAGACTGTCATGAAACGTCTGGAGGTCGCTTTCTAGATCGGTCGGTTTCACAAAAAGAATTTCGGCAAACAGGACATCACTGATCCTGCGGGACAGCTCGCGTCTGCTTGCCGGGACAATTTCAGGGAGCGATATGCATCAGGGCCGGTATTTTACCCAAAAGCTCACCCTGACCGCTCCCCGAAAAAAGGCTCCTTCGTCTGCGCTTTGGCATCGTTTGGGAGGACAGTGCCAGCCAGCCTGCCGGGGGGAAGGTGAGGAGCTCCAGCAGGAGTTCCAATCAGAAGCAGTAATTGTAGTGGAGGAAGAATTGCATAATTTTATTGGTGAGATGATCGGCACGATGCTGCTGATCATATTCGGGGCTGGAGTTTGCGCCAACGCGTCTCTGGAAAAATCCTTTGGCAAGGGTGGTGGCTGGATTGTCATCGCCTTCGGTTGGGGCTTTGCTGTCGCCATGGCCGTCTATGTGACCGGTAAATTCACCGGTGCCCATATCAATCCGGCGGTAACCATTGGCCTTGCAGCCGTAGGTGCCTTTCCATGGTCACAAGTACCTGAATATATTGCAGGTCAGATGGTCGGCGCCTTCCTTGGAGCAGCCATAATCGTGCTGATGTATGGGCCGCACTGGGCCGCAACCGAAGACAAGGGCACCAAGCTTGGTGTCTTCTCGACCGGTCCTGCGATCAAAAGCCCAGTTGCGAACTTCGTGAGCGAGTTTATTGGTACAGCTGTGTTGCTTTTCTGCCTGCAGGGCATTGGCGCAAACCAGTTTGCTGATGGGGTCAATCCGCTGATCGTCGGCTTCCTGATCGTGGCAATCGGCCTGTCTCTGGGTGGCACCACGGGCTATGCCATCAACCCGGCCCGCGATTTGGGGCCACGCATCGCCCATGCCCTTTTGCCAATTCCCGGCAAGGGCTCAAGCAACTGGGGCTATGCATGGATCCCCGTAGCGGGCCCGATCTGTGGCGGT
It encodes the following:
- a CDS encoding aminotransferase class I/II-fold pyridoxal phosphate-dependent enzyme, encoding MSKQQFDREAILNLSRSMAKGAPTKPAAHRGTHHAKIDRSKTDFATMDLYQQITIQRQMAEKLQTRDPYFVLHESRAGATTIVDGKELINFASYDYLGLNGLDEVHQAAKDAIDQFGTSVSGSRPTSGERPFHRTLEQQLADLYQSEAALIFVSGHATNVSTIGELLGPTDLVLFDAYSHNSVTTGCKLSGATRRAFKHNDFDDLERILEETRNAHDRVMIVVEGLYSMDGDMPDLARLVELKDRFGAWLMVDEAHSLGVLGATGKGLFEQQGVDPQKIDIWMGTMSKTMSGCGGYICGNEPLIDILKFFASGFMYSVGLSAPLSVAGSKSLEIMQREPWRVEKLQSNGRYFLKAAQAAGLDTGLSAGFCVVPVIVGDSLRAVKLSNNLMDRGIYAFPITYPAVPMNSARLRFFISATHSEEQLQQAVDITAEELRKLEDANFSIASALSNLNAD
- a CDS encoding SDR family NAD(P)-dependent oxidoreductase → MMPRSIMITGASRGLGASLARAYAGEGVRLILTARRIEALTETCRQCEAAGAQVLPLALDLGMDESIDDILAHLVGSDLPDLLIANAGVFSGRRANGQLEASSEQARQLRINLTGTIGLLDTIAQRMKERRSGHLALISSLAAIQPQPDSPAYAASKAGLALWGRSIGEDLSLHGVAVSIIYPGHIESDQTAIHVGQLPGLLPADKAAAIIHKGIGKRRERIIFPRHLYWLILVSNLLPGRLRRWVNRPFRYHVSHEETPR
- a CDS encoding beta-3-deoxy-D-manno-oct-2-ulosonic acid transferase — its product is MADQSRDWMQRPAIIYGVGFWNRKSIRGMLAHLPGKLRFCRSFERALLKARQANASLFAWTTRLSDDQRAACEKAGVPIVNVEDGFIRSVGLGAAFVPAASLIMDASGIYYDPSRPSDLEIMLEHDDVSAGERARGEAFRKTLVELGISKYNLGQRHDQAPRSTERQVILIPGQVSDDASILKSRSDSLDLQSGENPNLLLLKWVREHNPDAFIIFKPHPDVTSGLRKGGLSDEEMLTFADKIERQVDIIALIRQCDILHTISSLSGFEALLRGKQVVVHGLPFYAGWGIGLDLTASPRRNRKRTLDELVFLAMIKYPQYVNPESFAACEAEETACALSGLRNHKVESLKDIIMLHLARLAFRLGF
- a CDS encoding polysaccharide biosynthesis/export family protein yields the protein MLRIFLALFVSASLSACMFTPREGPLSTEIEKQSTQNDYLVVDVDSTIVDGLSRFNPVGLHTQFTATSQRLPVSTVGTGDVLSVTVFEADQGGLFSGAGGNKAEFPHVVVDNKGEISLPYSGTIKVKGKTPLQIQNLVVESLEGKAIQPQAMVNVVRNENNVVTMSGDVTKPGLYPLSNKGIRLLDVVAQAGGTKFPARETYIILMRGSRQGVQLLETVMDQPDENIYVSRGDRIYLSHDPQRYTVLGAVQKPSVYTFNSSTVSVLEAIAAAGGLNDNRADATGVFVFRYEEPKVLDTMNIHYTRQVRGKVPTIYRINMKHAQSYFYAQSFHLQDKDSVFVSNARSVEIGKLLQLMNMATSSVRNIAVTGKNLEIYD
- a CDS encoding capsular biosynthesis protein — its product is MFLFLQGHPSFFARNVANQLEKSGHTALRINFCVGDAILWRGRKAFNYRLPFSRWEKYLRAFIAKHGVTDIIYYADRKPYHQIAAKVADDLKLPTYAYEFGYLRPDWITLERGGMSAFSHFPTDPAKITEIASQQPEPDLQQKYPYTKPREIVFEVSYNLLSYFLWFFYPFYKADRYYNPLVEYISGIPGLFLEKRRNIAARKLVTRLGRRRHPFFIFSLQLQSDYQLRSNAPFSHQKKAIEMALKSFARTSESNTDLIFKAHPLDNGLEHWGPFIRKKARELGIAHRVHFIVGGNLTFMLKHAKGCVMINSTVGLHSIRSGCPVKVLGHAVYDIEGLTHQGNLDSFWTHPKLPDPAFVEDFVKAVASTIQVKGNFFTTKGNRAAVPAFANRLIEKKVNAFGAFEPMPPRLTTLVANEPPLYAPKPVTVEVEPVETKEIISDSLPVFGNTAVIKS
- a CDS encoding glycosyltransferase family 2 protein, which gives rise to MSNSPSLPISVFIITLNEEDRIEMAISSVIDWVDEVIVIDSGSTDRTVELAEGCGAKVVFNPWPGYGLQKRHGEDLCRNDWLLNIDADEVVSQELRDEITGIFAKGPQSDIYKIEILDVFAHEKHPKSWAYGYWQYRLYHRSKGRFSESTVHDTVRPYPDAKIATLQKKMEHHSIRSIQWSVEKMNRYSDMQRDDMITRGRHISPWRLVFEFPVSFLKSYLLRQGFRYGFWGIVIAHNYAYSRFLRVAKLYEYELLQRAQK
- a CDS encoding DeoR family transcriptional regulator yields the protein MGTGGNAIMTKKALNQRQEKIVEIARSEGFVGIEKLAALFDITPQTIRRDIMLLCEQGILRRYHGGASLISNTRNVDYTERREVMKEEKARIGRMVAAHIPDGASLFLNIGTTTEAVADALLDHKNLNVVTNNINVAAKLSQRESFDVSIAPGHVRPRDLAVIGEATIDFIKQFKVDFGVIGISGIDEDGTLLDFDYREVRVAQTIIENSRTTFLATDHTKFGRRAMVKLGNITDLDGLFLDRMPPAPFDELIHSSSVTAHLVDEDDIF
- a CDS encoding FAD-dependent oxidoreductase, whose amino-acid sequence is MRSETLKKLHDDTPFDVLVIGGGATGCGIALDAATRGLRTALVERFDFCEGTSSRCTKLVHGGVRYLEAAVKRLDKEQYNLVREALHERGAFLRNAPHLSNRLPLITPVYSWWQVPYIYIGLKMYDLLSGKMNIGHSKIISAKEAKRRFPMLHAKGLKACVQYYDGQFVDVRMAISIAMTAERAGAVMANHVEVISLLHDEAKNVVGAHVRDSYSGEEWDVRAKKVINATGPFADGIRKMDDEAAKPILKVSSGIHMILDANFVPPDGGLLIPQTDDGRVLFILPWQGQALVGTTDNECKVESHPEVSPEDIRYLLSYVRRYFDIDVSEKDVKSAWSGIRPLVFNPHAKDTSQLARDHVIIEDKSGLVTISGGKWTTYRLMAEQAVDRIVKSGVFGKVGSSRTHDMKVIGGEAFTPGNAAIIADKYGLDEDIARHLNEAYGDQSDHVARIAAEQDLKQRLHPDYGFIEAEIAYAIEREAATSASDFICGRTTIALIDKKAAAHAAPRVVALMAERLGWDETRTATERQTVMKRLEVAF
- a CDS encoding MIP/aquaporin family protein, which encodes MHNFIGEMIGTMLLIIFGAGVCANASLEKSFGKGGGWIVIAFGWGFAVAMAVYVTGKFTGAHINPAVTIGLAAVGAFPWSQVPEYIAGQMVGAFLGAAIIVLMYGPHWAATEDKGTKLGVFSTGPAIKSPVANFVSEFIGTAVLLFCLQGIGANQFADGVNPLIVGFLIVAIGLSLGGTTGYAINPARDLGPRIAHALLPIPGKGSSNWGYAWIPVAGPICGGIAGAMLYRLFFG